Proteins encoded within one genomic window of Arachis ipaensis cultivar K30076 chromosome B08, Araip1.1, whole genome shotgun sequence:
- the LOC107613137 gene encoding uncharacterized protein LOC107613137 isoform X1 has product MVTSSFTNFVVLLGGKTKSCDPEARSTNRGEWKAKEPEAHTYDGESATVKSKDDDGEREGEDQRQKKRNAETEVKPVEGDHTVPPCRCQLPAPVPAAAETTRLKEKSRRRRQLDLRVCGASVKL; this is encoded by the exons ATGGTTACTTCCAGTTTCACGAACTTTGTTGTGCTCCTGGGTGGAAAAACAAAAT CTTGTGACCCAGAGGCAAGAAGCACGAACAGAGGCGAATGGAAAGCAAAAGAACCGGAAGCCCACACCTATGACGGCGAGTCGGCGACGGTGAAATCAAAGGATGACGACGGCGAACGAGAAGGAGAAGACCAAAGGCAGAAGAAGAGAAACGCTGAAACAGAGGTGAAGCCGGTTGAAGGAGACCACACGGTGCCGCCGTGCCGGTGCCAGTTGCCTGCTCCGGTGCCGGCTGCGGCAGAGACTACACGATTGAAGGAGAAGAGCCGAAGGAGAAGACAACTGGATTTGCGCGTGTGTGGTGCAAG TGTGAAACTGTGA
- the LOC107613136 gene encoding 3-deoxy-manno-octulosonate cytidylyltransferase, mitochondrial isoform X1, translating to MILRSYGLLIDLLLLLHFAMAFCPSPSSSSSSNSSSSSSSPFESSNSAKFWILHGIMAGVAVATAVGARAYWTRVKKFRNRVVGIIPARFASTRFQGKPLVEILGKPMIQRTWERAKLAATLDQVVVATDDEKIAECCRKFGADVVMTSESCRNGTERCSEALEKLGKNYDIVVNIQGDEPLIEPEIIDGIVKALQATPDAVFSTAVTSLKPEDALDPNRVKCVVDNCGYAIYFSRGLIPFNKSGKVNQQFPYLLHLGIQSYDTKFLKIYPDLQPTPLQLEEDLEQLKVLENGYKMKVIKVNHEAHGVDIPEDVQKIESLMRERNLS from the exons ATGATTTTGAGGAGCTACGGCCTCTTG ATcgatctcctcctcctccttcactTTGCCATGGCCTTTTGCCCATCaccttcgtcttcttcttcctctaattCTTCATCGTCGTCTTCCTCGCCGTTTGAGTCTTCCAACAGCGCAAAGTTCTGGATCCTCCATGGCATTATGGCCGGAGTTGCAGTTGCTACTGCGGTCGGTGCTCGCGCCTACTGGACTCGGGTCAAGAAATTCCGGAACCGGGTCGTCGGCATCATACCCGCCCGATTTGCTTCTACCCGGTTTCAGGGAAAGCCTCTCGTTGAGATTCTTGGTAAACCTATGATCCAG AGGACATGGGAAAGGGCAAAGCTGGCAGCCACGTTGGATCAAGTTG TTGTGGCAACTGATGATGAAAAGATTGCGGAGTGCTGTCGAAAGTTTGGAGCTGATGTTGTAATGACATCTGAGTCTTGTCGAAATG GTACTGAGCGCTGCAGTGAAGCCCTAGAGAAGCTTGGTAAAAACTATGATATTGTTGTCAACATTCAGGGTGATGAACCTCTTATTGAACCTGAAATAATTGATGGCATTGTCAAAGCTTTACAG GCAACTCCAGATGCGGTGTTCAGTACTGCAGTCACATCTTTAAAGCCAGAAGATGCACTTGATCCGAATAGAGTGAAATGTGTCGTAGATAATTGTGGTTATGCTATCTATTTTTCACGAGGATTGATCCCATTCAACAA GTCGGGAAAGGTCAATCAACAGTTTCCTTATTTGCTTCACCTGGGGATACAG AGCTATGATACAAAGTTTCTGAAGATTTATCCAGATCTTCAGCCTACTCCATTGCAACTCGAGGAAGATTTGGAACAGCTTAAAGTCCTCGAGAACGGCTATAAGATGAAG GTAATAAAAGTTAACCACGAGGCCCATGGTGTTGACATTCCAGAAGATGTTCAAAAGATAGAATCTCTAATGCGTGAGAGGAACTTGTCTTGA
- the LOC107613136 gene encoding 3-deoxy-manno-octulosonate cytidylyltransferase, mitochondrial isoform X3 produces the protein MILRSYGLLIDLLLLLHFAMAFCPSPSSSSSSNSSSSSSSPFESSNSAKFWILHGIMAGVAVATAVGARAYWTRVKKFRNRVVGIIPARFASTRFQGKPLVEILGKPMIQRTWERAKLAATLDQVVVATDDEKIAECCRKFGADVVMTSESCRNGTERCSEALEKLGKNYDIVVNIQGDEPLIEPEIIDGIVKALQATPDAVFSTAVTSLKPEDALDPNRVKCVVDNCGYAIYFSRGLIPFNKSGKVNQQFPYLLHLGIQSYDTKFLKIYPDLQPTPLQLEEDLEQLKVLENGYKMKVNSRV, from the exons ATGATTTTGAGGAGCTACGGCCTCTTG ATcgatctcctcctcctccttcactTTGCCATGGCCTTTTGCCCATCaccttcgtcttcttcttcctctaattCTTCATCGTCGTCTTCCTCGCCGTTTGAGTCTTCCAACAGCGCAAAGTTCTGGATCCTCCATGGCATTATGGCCGGAGTTGCAGTTGCTACTGCGGTCGGTGCTCGCGCCTACTGGACTCGGGTCAAGAAATTCCGGAACCGGGTCGTCGGCATCATACCCGCCCGATTTGCTTCTACCCGGTTTCAGGGAAAGCCTCTCGTTGAGATTCTTGGTAAACCTATGATCCAG AGGACATGGGAAAGGGCAAAGCTGGCAGCCACGTTGGATCAAGTTG TTGTGGCAACTGATGATGAAAAGATTGCGGAGTGCTGTCGAAAGTTTGGAGCTGATGTTGTAATGACATCTGAGTCTTGTCGAAATG GTACTGAGCGCTGCAGTGAAGCCCTAGAGAAGCTTGGTAAAAACTATGATATTGTTGTCAACATTCAGGGTGATGAACCTCTTATTGAACCTGAAATAATTGATGGCATTGTCAAAGCTTTACAG GCAACTCCAGATGCGGTGTTCAGTACTGCAGTCACATCTTTAAAGCCAGAAGATGCACTTGATCCGAATAGAGTGAAATGTGTCGTAGATAATTGTGGTTATGCTATCTATTTTTCACGAGGATTGATCCCATTCAACAA GTCGGGAAAGGTCAATCAACAGTTTCCTTATTTGCTTCACCTGGGGATACAG AGCTATGATACAAAGTTTCTGAAGATTTATCCAGATCTTCAGCCTACTCCATTGCAACTCGAGGAAGATTTGGAACAGCTTAAAGTCCTCGAGAACGGCTATAAGATGAAG GTAAATTCAAGAGTTTGA
- the LOC107613137 gene encoding uncharacterized protein LOC107613137 isoform X2, protein MVTSSFTNFVVLLGGKTKSCDPEARSTNRGEWKAKEPEAHTYDGESATVKSKDDDGEREGEDQRQKKRNAETEVKPVEGDHTVPPCRCQLPAPVPAAAETTRLKEKSRRRRQLDLRVCGARF, encoded by the exons ATGGTTACTTCCAGTTTCACGAACTTTGTTGTGCTCCTGGGTGGAAAAACAAAAT CTTGTGACCCAGAGGCAAGAAGCACGAACAGAGGCGAATGGAAAGCAAAAGAACCGGAAGCCCACACCTATGACGGCGAGTCGGCGACGGTGAAATCAAAGGATGACGACGGCGAACGAGAAGGAGAAGACCAAAGGCAGAAGAAGAGAAACGCTGAAACAGAGGTGAAGCCGGTTGAAGGAGACCACACGGTGCCGCCGTGCCGGTGCCAGTTGCCTGCTCCGGTGCCGGCTGCGGCAGAGACTACACGATTGAAGGAGAAGAGCCGAAGGAGAAGACAACTGGATTTGCGCGTGTGTGGTGCAAGGTTCTGA
- the LOC107613136 gene encoding 3-deoxy-manno-octulosonate cytidylyltransferase, mitochondrial isoform X2 translates to MAFCPSPSSSSSSNSSSSSSSPFESSNSAKFWILHGIMAGVAVATAVGARAYWTRVKKFRNRVVGIIPARFASTRFQGKPLVEILGKPMIQRTWERAKLAATLDQVVVATDDEKIAECCRKFGADVVMTSESCRNGTERCSEALEKLGKNYDIVVNIQGDEPLIEPEIIDGIVKALQATPDAVFSTAVTSLKPEDALDPNRVKCVVDNCGYAIYFSRGLIPFNKSGKVNQQFPYLLHLGIQSYDTKFLKIYPDLQPTPLQLEEDLEQLKVLENGYKMKVIKVNHEAHGVDIPEDVQKIESLMRERNLS, encoded by the exons ATGGCCTTTTGCCCATCaccttcgtcttcttcttcctctaattCTTCATCGTCGTCTTCCTCGCCGTTTGAGTCTTCCAACAGCGCAAAGTTCTGGATCCTCCATGGCATTATGGCCGGAGTTGCAGTTGCTACTGCGGTCGGTGCTCGCGCCTACTGGACTCGGGTCAAGAAATTCCGGAACCGGGTCGTCGGCATCATACCCGCCCGATTTGCTTCTACCCGGTTTCAGGGAAAGCCTCTCGTTGAGATTCTTGGTAAACCTATGATCCAG AGGACATGGGAAAGGGCAAAGCTGGCAGCCACGTTGGATCAAGTTG TTGTGGCAACTGATGATGAAAAGATTGCGGAGTGCTGTCGAAAGTTTGGAGCTGATGTTGTAATGACATCTGAGTCTTGTCGAAATG GTACTGAGCGCTGCAGTGAAGCCCTAGAGAAGCTTGGTAAAAACTATGATATTGTTGTCAACATTCAGGGTGATGAACCTCTTATTGAACCTGAAATAATTGATGGCATTGTCAAAGCTTTACAG GCAACTCCAGATGCGGTGTTCAGTACTGCAGTCACATCTTTAAAGCCAGAAGATGCACTTGATCCGAATAGAGTGAAATGTGTCGTAGATAATTGTGGTTATGCTATCTATTTTTCACGAGGATTGATCCCATTCAACAA GTCGGGAAAGGTCAATCAACAGTTTCCTTATTTGCTTCACCTGGGGATACAG AGCTATGATACAAAGTTTCTGAAGATTTATCCAGATCTTCAGCCTACTCCATTGCAACTCGAGGAAGATTTGGAACAGCTTAAAGTCCTCGAGAACGGCTATAAGATGAAG GTAATAAAAGTTAACCACGAGGCCCATGGTGTTGACATTCCAGAAGATGTTCAAAAGATAGAATCTCTAATGCGTGAGAGGAACTTGTCTTGA